One Rhodothermaceae bacterium DNA segment encodes these proteins:
- a CDS encoding DUF4411 family protein has translation MTAVLLYQGNDTDELLQWVKNELPCSFFLEENSTEVILAYKRIVNWAQDHPTYSDQAQAIFASSADAWLVAFAHVHDAILVTNEKSAPLSKNIVKIPDACKQFNVGHMDTFSMLRSLRVAFN, from the coding sequence CTGACGGCCGTCCTACTATACCAGGGAAATGATACAGATGAGCTACTCCAATGGGTGAAGAATGAGCTTCCGTGCAGCTTCTTTCTGGAAGAAAACTCCACTGAAGTGATTCTGGCATACAAGAGGATTGTAAATTGGGCTCAAGATCATCCAACCTACTCAGATCAAGCCCAAGCAATATTCGCGAGCTCTGCTGATGCGTGGCTAGTTGCATTCGCACATGTTCATGATGCAATCCTTGTGACAAATGAAAAGTCTGCACCGCTATCCAAGAATATCGTGAAAATTCCAGATGCCTGTAAACAATTCAATGTTGGGCATATGGATACCTTTTCAATGCTGAGATCACTAAGAGTGGCTTTTAATTGA